The Sebastes umbrosus isolate fSebUmb1 chromosome 4, fSebUmb1.pri, whole genome shotgun sequence genome has a window encoding:
- the dusp8a gene encoding dual specificity protein phosphatase 8a isoform X2, producing MPLDVVITPAEDCFWPDLQDTDMRLKIRVRRMKEGRELRGGFAAFSSCFPGLCEGKPATALPMSLSQPCLPVANVGPTRILPHLYLGSQKDVLNKDLMAQNGITYVLNASNTCPKPDFISESHFMRIPVNDNYCEKLLPWLEKTNEFIDKAKVSNCRVIVHCLAGISRSATIAIAYIMKTMGLSSDDAYRFVKDRRPSISPNFNFLGQLLEFEKELHILQALTSTSDDKISENSTKQSEMNGHHSNYDSSVADPHIPPEPKLPSPTSLQQGFNGLHLSAERIMDTNRLKRSFSLDIKSVYSPNSPSTCPSLVPTHSEDVPKLFKLDSPGTGTSNGVCSQSPVLDSPSSGDSPFPSPGSGGSIGGLGLRGSEGVHRSGSSSSRPRRKPKHCSGSSPVHSQPHQPPQSLSLSLDHKSPSPDENLKGSLLLSLPSQPTVGSGAMWTKHRDTVQATTPVTPVTPTTDAPWHFGAVEGGEGEMELGGGRDGGGEESSVRFGSSSAYVAFGCSEGVRLRDKSQREKSSAPQTQRDHRDSTSSSSSTVTLSNSANNSGPASEKQFKRRSCQMEFEEGISETRSREELGKIGKQSSFSGSMEIIEVS from the exons GAGGTTTCGCTGCTTTCTCCTCCTGTTTCCCCGGCCTGTGCGAAGGGAAACCTGCCACTGCTCTGCCTATGAGCTTGTCCCAGCCCTGCTTGCCTGTGGCTAATGTAGGGCCCACCCGCATCCTGCCACACCTCTACCTGGGCTCACAGAAGGACGTCCTCAACAAG GATCTGATGGCTCAGAACGGTATCACCTATGTGCTGAATGCCAGCAACACCTGCCCCAAGCCAGACTTCATCAGCGAGAGCCACTTCATGCGCATCCCTGTCAATGACAACTATTGCGAGAAACTGCTCCCCTGGTTGGAGAAAACTAATGAATTCATAG ACAAAGCTAAGGTGTCAAACTGCAGAGTCATTGTGCACTGCCTGGCTGGGATCTCGCGTTCAGCAACCATCGCCATTGCATACATCATGAAGACAATGGGCTTGTCATCAGATGATGCCTACAG GTTTGTAAAGGACCGAAGACCGTCCATATCCCCCAACTTCAACTTCCTGGGTCAGCTTCTGGAGTTTGAGAAGGAACTGCATATCTTGCAAGCTTTGACTTCAACCTCTGATGACAAGATCTCAGAAAACAGCACTAAGCAAAGCGAGATGAACGGCCACCACAGCAACTATGACTCGTCTGTAGCAGATCCACACATCCCGCCAGAACCCAAGCTGCCGTCACCCACCTCCCTCCAGCAAGGCTTCAACGGCCTGCACCTTTCTGCGGAGAGGATCATGGACACTAACCGGCTTAAACGCTCCTTCTCCCTGGACATTAAGTCGGTCTACTCCCCTAACAGTCCCAGCACCTGCCCCAGCCTGGTGCCCACACACTCTGAAGACGTCCCCAAGCTGTTCAAGCTTGACAGCCCGGGAACGGGCACCTCCAACGGTGTCTGCTCCCAGTCTCCCGTCCTAGACAGCCCCAGCTCCGGCGACTCACCGTTCCCCTCACCAGGCAGCGGGGGCAGCATCGGAGGTTTGGGGCTCAGAGGAAGTGAAGGGGTCCACAGGTCTGGTTCTTCCTCATCCAGGCCCAGGAGGAAACCCAAGCATTGCTCCGGCAGCTCCCCAGTCCACTCCCAACCGCACCAACCTCCACAGTCCCTCAGTTTGTCGCTGGACCACAAGAGCCCCAGCCCGGACGAGAACCTAAAGGGCTCCCTGCTCCTGTCGCTACCCTCCCAGCCCACCGTGGGCTCTGGGGCCATGTGGAccaaacacagagacaccgtCCAGGCCACCACTCCCGTCACTCCAGTCACCCCCACCACAGACGCCCCCTGGCACTTTGGGGCAGTGGAGGGCGGCGAGGGAGAGATGGAGCTGGGAGGAGGACgggacggaggaggagaggagtcgtCGGTGAGGTTCGGAAGCAGCTCGGCGTACGTGGCGTTTGGCTGCAGCGAAGGCGTGCGGTTACGAGACAAATCCCAGAGGGAGAAGTCCTCGGCGccgcagacacagagagaccaCCGGGACTCCACATCGTCGTCGTCCTCCACAGTGACCCTGTCCAACAGCGCGAACAACAGCGGGCCTGCGTCAGAGAAGCAGTTCAAGCGGCGCAGCTGTCAGATGGAGTTTGAGGAGGGCATCTCCGAGACGCGATCCCGAGAAGAGCTGGGGAAGATCGGGAAGCAGTCGAGCTTCTCTGGGAGCATGGAGATCATCGAGGTATCCTGA